From a single Thermoleophilaceae bacterium genomic region:
- a CDS encoding tetratricopeptide repeat protein, whose translation MPPPVRISLLGGFSAGAGERTVSEGVWRLRKAKSLVKLLALAPERRLHRERASELLWPDRDSAAAANNLHQALYVARRALETAGLDGAAAIELRDDALVLSDAVVDVEEFERAAAAATGSGDRALCQSAIDLYAGELLPEDRYEDWTTARRESLREQCIGLLIELAALEQKAGDGAAAVRWLQRALVENPLHEDAHRRLMTLFALSGRRQEALAQYQRLRQALRREFEDVPDAETRQLYQSILSGGFDATEEDEPRQPRDAVAAPRPNNLPLRLTSFVGRERELAEVWRLLERGRLVTLTGPGGCGKTRLATEAASGCLRDFPDGVWLVDLAPLQDQSLVSDAVAQTLSLQLSAGQPPATALATQLAARKLLLLLDNCEHLIDSCARLALELVRSCPDLTVLATSREPLHVPGELAWRVPSLSLPGSAHGISEEQLLRCEAGRLFCERAAEVAPGFDPGGENTRAIAEICTRLDGMPLALELAAARASVLSPQQIAERLGDSLQLLAAGSRTALTRQQTLRATLAWSHDLLTHEERVLFRRLAVFSGSYALDAAESICASDDLDELQVLDLLSRLVDKSLVAVDHFAGQPRYRLLETLRQFASEQLAGAEETGEFERRHLEWYERFAVGHVPPLTRAITGGLSPRLDAEDGNLRAALATALRSDPGAALRLAVALWPWWLVRSHFAEGARGLEAALDCAPERNELRAEGLLALMALHVRLGDLPQHLDRGAEAIAIRRELGDPRLIAQALLRMGYYLLTLDPGSSQTHLDQAQAIALQTGDRFLSASVAHERALLESTRSRHAEASGLLAEAERLLDGVEGDDSEVFPATTLGLVVLDDANGRPRIYFEETLLLFRPVPASLALGYVLCNQAFALRSMGRPDAAREPLDRALALFRELGDVAGMALALNQLGNLGRTSGDHALAREWLDEALAIRRDLGDRRGTGVTLGNLGLLAAASGDIERGRLLLSESRGLFERTDDGPGQGGALLNLANLELSLGNLEEGRALLEQSLPFWERQNLVRACAWMCLMLADALDELGGPEEAALRRESARAMFEELGDSAGLELIKGALRAR comes from the coding sequence ATGCCTCCGCCCGTTCGGATCTCGCTGCTCGGCGGCTTCTCCGCAGGCGCGGGCGAGCGGACGGTGAGTGAGGGCGTGTGGCGCCTGCGCAAGGCGAAGAGCCTCGTGAAGCTGCTCGCGCTCGCGCCTGAGCGGCGGCTTCACAGAGAGCGGGCGAGCGAGCTCCTGTGGCCGGATCGCGACTCCGCCGCGGCGGCGAACAACCTGCACCAAGCGCTCTATGTCGCGCGCCGAGCGCTCGAGACGGCAGGGCTGGACGGTGCGGCCGCGATCGAGCTGCGCGACGACGCTCTCGTGCTGTCCGACGCCGTGGTGGACGTGGAGGAGTTCGAGCGGGCCGCGGCCGCCGCGACCGGGTCCGGGGATCGCGCGCTGTGCCAGAGCGCGATTGATCTCTACGCGGGCGAGCTTCTGCCGGAGGACCGTTACGAGGACTGGACCACCGCTCGCCGGGAGTCCCTGCGCGAACAGTGCATCGGGCTGTTGATCGAACTCGCCGCGCTCGAGCAGAAGGCTGGGGACGGCGCGGCCGCCGTGCGCTGGCTTCAGCGCGCGCTCGTGGAGAACCCGCTGCACGAGGACGCGCACCGGCGCCTGATGACGTTGTTCGCGCTCAGCGGCCGGCGCCAGGAGGCGCTCGCGCAGTACCAGCGCCTGCGCCAGGCGCTGCGGCGGGAGTTCGAGGACGTCCCGGACGCGGAGACGCGACAGCTCTACCAGTCGATCCTGAGCGGCGGCTTCGATGCCACCGAGGAGGACGAGCCGCGGCAGCCGCGCGATGCCGTGGCGGCGCCACGCCCCAACAACCTGCCGCTGCGCCTCACGAGCTTCGTTGGGCGCGAACGTGAGCTGGCGGAGGTGTGGCGGCTGCTCGAGCGCGGGCGGCTCGTGACCCTCACCGGGCCCGGCGGCTGCGGCAAGACGCGCCTGGCCACCGAGGCGGCAAGCGGCTGCTTGCGCGACTTCCCCGACGGCGTGTGGCTCGTCGACCTCGCCCCGCTGCAGGACCAGTCGCTCGTGTCCGATGCCGTGGCGCAGACGCTCAGCCTTCAGCTGAGCGCTGGACAACCGCCCGCCACCGCGCTCGCCACGCAGCTAGCCGCGCGCAAGCTGCTGCTCCTGCTCGACAACTGCGAGCACCTGATCGACTCGTGCGCGCGGCTGGCCCTCGAGCTGGTGCGCTCGTGCCCCGACCTCACGGTGCTCGCCACGAGCCGCGAGCCGCTGCACGTTCCTGGCGAGCTTGCGTGGCGCGTGCCGTCGCTGTCGCTGCCGGGATCAGCGCACGGGATCAGCGAGGAACAGCTGCTGCGCTGCGAGGCCGGCCGGCTGTTCTGCGAGCGCGCGGCTGAGGTGGCGCCCGGCTTCGATCCGGGTGGCGAGAACACGCGCGCGATCGCGGAGATCTGCACGCGGCTCGACGGCATGCCCCTGGCGCTCGAGCTGGCCGCGGCGCGGGCGAGTGTGCTGTCGCCGCAGCAGATCGCCGAGCGCCTCGGCGACTCGCTGCAACTGCTCGCCGCGGGAAGCAGGACCGCTCTCACCCGCCAGCAGACTCTGCGCGCGACGCTCGCCTGGAGCCACGACCTGCTCACGCACGAGGAACGCGTGCTCTTCCGGCGGCTCGCCGTGTTCTCCGGCAGCTATGCCCTCGACGCCGCGGAGAGCATCTGCGCCTCGGACGACCTCGACGAGCTCCAGGTGCTCGACCTGCTCAGCAGACTCGTGGACAAGTCGCTCGTGGCGGTGGACCACTTCGCCGGCCAACCCCGCTACCGGCTGCTCGAGACGCTGCGGCAGTTCGCCTCCGAGCAGCTTGCCGGCGCTGAGGAGACGGGCGAATTCGAGCGCCGCCACCTCGAGTGGTACGAGCGCTTCGCGGTGGGGCACGTGCCGCCGCTCACGCGCGCGATCACCGGCGGGCTCTCGCCTCGACTCGACGCGGAGGACGGAAACCTGCGGGCGGCCCTCGCCACGGCACTGCGGAGCGATCCCGGGGCGGCGCTGCGGCTGGCGGTGGCGCTCTGGCCATGGTGGCTCGTGCGCTCGCACTTCGCCGAGGGGGCCCGCGGGCTCGAGGCGGCGCTCGACTGCGCGCCGGAGCGGAACGAGCTGCGAGCGGAGGGGCTGCTCGCTCTCATGGCGCTGCACGTACGGCTCGGCGACCTTCCCCAGCATCTCGATCGTGGAGCCGAGGCGATCGCGATCCGGCGCGAGCTCGGGGACCCGCGGCTGATCGCGCAGGCGCTCCTTCGCATGGGCTACTACCTGCTCACGCTCGATCCGGGCTCGTCTCAGACGCACCTGGACCAGGCGCAGGCCATCGCCCTGCAGACGGGGGACCGCTTCCTCTCAGCGTCGGTGGCCCACGAGCGCGCGCTGCTCGAGTCCACACGCAGCCGCCACGCCGAGGCAAGCGGGCTGCTGGCGGAGGCGGAGCGCCTGCTCGACGGCGTGGAGGGCGACGATTCGGAGGTGTTTCCGGCCACCACCCTCGGACTCGTCGTGCTCGACGACGCAAATGGGCGGCCGCGCATCTACTTCGAGGAGACGCTGCTCCTCTTCAGGCCGGTGCCCGCGAGCCTCGCGCTCGGCTACGTGCTGTGCAACCAGGCGTTCGCCCTGCGCAGCATGGGCAGGCCGGACGCGGCGCGCGAGCCTCTCGACCGCGCGCTCGCCCTCTTCCGCGAGTTGGGTGACGTCGCGGGAATGGCGCTCGCGCTCAACCAGCTCGGCAACCTCGGCCGGACCAGCGGCGACCACGCGCTCGCGCGGGAATGGCTCGACGAGGCGCTAGCGATCCGCCGCGACCTCGGGGATCGCCGCGGCACCGGCGTCACGCTCGGCAACCTCGGGCTGCTGGCCGCCGCTTCCGGCGACATCGAGCGTGGCCGGCTGCTGCTGTCGGAAAGCCGCGGGCTGTTCGAGCGCACCGACGACGGTCCCGGCCAAGGCGGAGCGCTGCTCAACCTCGCGAATCTCGAGCTTTCGCTGGGCAACCTCGAAGAGGGACGTGCGCTGCTCGAGCAGAGCCTCCCGTTCTGGGAGCGCCAGAACCTGGTGCGCGCGTGCGCGTGGATGTGTCTGATGCTCGCTGACGCGCTCGATGAGCTGGGGGGCCCGGAAGAGGCCGCTCTGCGGCGGGAGAGTGCCCGCGCGATGTTCGAGGAACTTGGCGATTCCGCAGGCCTGGAGCTGATTAAGGGAGCGCTAAGAGCCCGCTAA
- the htpX gene encoding zinc metalloprotease HtpX encodes MARQRAQFGRDTGLQARMLLTMFLLGALYVVFIAVLLAAGAGVVTMVVIIGALSLAQLFFSDKLALAAMGAKVVGPDQAPGLHAMIERLCIQADLPKPKIAVADTDVPNAFAMGRSQKNAVVCATTGIMNVLEPHELEGVMAHELTHVKNRDVLVMTLASFFASVAAMITQFGFFFGGGFGGNDDDNGPGFAVVLLVSFAVYVISFFLMLALSRYREFGADRGAAIITGRPSALASALMKLSGAMQRVPDQDLRQVGRMNAFFIVPTSVKQSVATLFATHPPMEARIARLQQYEAQLQGTAAAAA; translated from the coding sequence ATGGCTCGCCAGCGCGCGCAATTCGGTCGCGATACCGGTCTTCAGGCCCGGATGCTCCTCACGATGTTCCTCCTCGGGGCCCTCTACGTGGTGTTCATCGCCGTGCTGCTCGCGGCCGGCGCCGGGGTGGTCACGATGGTCGTCATCATCGGCGCGCTGTCGCTCGCGCAGCTCTTCTTCTCGGACAAGCTGGCGCTCGCCGCGATGGGGGCGAAGGTCGTCGGACCGGATCAGGCTCCGGGCCTTCACGCGATGATCGAGCGCCTCTGCATCCAGGCTGACCTGCCCAAGCCGAAGATCGCCGTGGCCGACACGGACGTGCCCAACGCGTTCGCGATGGGCCGCTCCCAGAAGAACGCGGTGGTGTGCGCCACCACCGGCATCATGAACGTGCTCGAGCCGCACGAGCTCGAGGGCGTGATGGCGCACGAGCTCACGCACGTGAAGAACCGCGACGTGCTCGTGATGACGCTGGCGAGCTTCTTCGCCTCCGTCGCCGCGATGATCACGCAGTTCGGCTTCTTCTTCGGCGGCGGCTTCGGCGGCAACGATGACGACAACGGGCCCGGCTTCGCGGTCGTGCTGCTCGTGTCATTCGCCGTCTACGTGATCTCGTTCTTCCTGATGCTCGCCCTCTCGCGCTATCGCGAGTTCGGCGCCGACCGCGGCGCGGCGATCATCACCGGCCGTCCGAGCGCGCTCGCGTCCGCGCTGATGAAGCTCTCGGGCGCCATGCAGCGCGTGCCCGATCAGGACCTCCGCCAGGTGGGCCGGATGAACGCGTTCTTCATCGTGCCGACGAGCGTGAAGCAGTCGGTGGCCACGCTGTTTGCCACGCACCCGCCGATGGAGGCGAGGATCGCGCGCCTCCAGCAGTACGAGGCGCAGCTCCAGGGCACCGCGGCGGCCGCCGCCTAG
- a CDS encoding peptidoglycan DD-metalloendopeptidase family protein: MRKSFWLPLTLTLAAFLLLPMPGMSASLSTRIQHQRAKVAAKLHHEGVLTTTISTFNDRIRNLQGTIRGLQQREERIQSTLDQKRAELAQIQNRLQVARDRLARLRARLALAMNQLAARLVDEYESDQPDMVTVILESHGFDDLLTKADFMQRISRQDQQVVGVVKVLKAQTAKQAAELAVLERKAQDAANAILAQRNAVAASKGKLVSSRNALQRARNGRQAVLARVRSSRVHAQEDLKSLLAQQARIQNQLQNAAPGAFNGPVKPGSGQLIWPVNGPITSPFCERRAWEACHPGIDIGVPSGTPIHAADSGRVTIAGWEGGYGNYTCIQHTATMSTCYGHQERILVHVGQGVSQGQVIGLSDCTGLCFGPHLHFEVRINGAVVNPLNYL, from the coding sequence ATGAGAAAGAGCTTCTGGCTTCCTCTGACGCTGACGCTTGCGGCGTTCCTTCTGCTGCCCATGCCGGGCATGTCGGCGTCGCTCTCCACGCGCATCCAGCACCAGCGCGCGAAGGTCGCGGCCAAGCTCCACCACGAGGGCGTCCTCACCACGACGATCTCGACGTTCAACGACCGGATCCGCAACCTGCAGGGAACGATCCGCGGCCTGCAGCAGCGCGAGGAGCGCATCCAGTCGACGCTCGACCAGAAGCGCGCTGAGCTGGCGCAGATCCAGAACCGCCTTCAGGTGGCGCGCGACAGGCTGGCGCGCCTGCGCGCGCGGCTCGCGCTCGCGATGAACCAGCTTGCCGCGCGGCTGGTGGACGAGTACGAGTCCGACCAGCCGGACATGGTCACCGTGATCCTCGAGTCCCACGGCTTCGACGACCTGCTCACGAAGGCTGACTTCATGCAGCGCATCTCTCGCCAGGACCAGCAGGTGGTGGGCGTGGTGAAGGTGCTCAAGGCGCAGACCGCCAAGCAGGCCGCGGAGCTGGCCGTGCTGGAGCGGAAGGCGCAGGACGCCGCCAACGCGATCCTCGCGCAGCGCAACGCCGTGGCGGCGTCGAAGGGCAAGCTCGTGAGCAGCCGCAACGCGCTGCAGCGCGCGCGCAACGGGCGGCAGGCGGTGCTCGCGCGCGTGCGCTCGAGCCGCGTGCACGCGCAGGAGGACCTCAAGTCGCTTCTCGCTCAGCAGGCGCGCATCCAGAACCAGCTTCAGAACGCCGCGCCGGGTGCCTTCAACGGCCCGGTGAAGCCCGGCTCGGGCCAGCTGATCTGGCCGGTGAACGGACCGATCACGTCGCCCTTCTGCGAGCGGCGCGCCTGGGAGGCCTGTCACCCGGGCATCGACATCGGCGTGCCGAGCGGCACGCCCATCCACGCCGCCGATTCCGGCCGCGTGACGATTGCCGGCTGGGAGGGTGGCTACGGCAACTACACGTGCATCCAGCACACGGCCACCATGTCCACCTGCTACGGGCACCAGGAACGGATCCTGGTGCACGTGGGGCAGGGCGTGTCCCAGGGCCAGGTGATCGGGCTCAGCGACTGCACGGGCCTCTGCTTCGGGCCGCACCTGCACTTCGAGGTGCGCATCAACGGCGCCGTGGTCAACCCGCTGAACTACCTGTAG
- a CDS encoding prolipoprotein diacylglyceryl transferase, whose amino-acid sequence MKPELHIGGATIQTFGICFALAFIAAGAIIERRFKELGDPVDWAYELAFSALFGGLVGARLDYIVENWHDASRDIFGSLFSGGGLVWYGGLIGGTIGVVLWAWWRGWLGPRLLDLCAPALAAGYAIGRIGCQLSGDGDYGKPSHLPWAMSYPDGTVPTIRRVQPTPVYESLTMGLVAVLLWQLRDRYRPGVLFALYLVLAGVERLLVEFIRRNHHVLAGLTVPQLFSIAMIAVGGGWLAAQRGSLFAAPAMQA is encoded by the coding sequence GTGAAGCCCGAGCTGCACATCGGCGGGGCCACGATCCAGACGTTCGGCATCTGCTTCGCCCTCGCGTTCATCGCGGCGGGCGCGATCATCGAACGCCGTTTCAAGGAGCTCGGGGACCCGGTGGACTGGGCGTATGAGCTGGCGTTCTCCGCGCTGTTCGGCGGCCTCGTGGGCGCGCGGCTCGACTACATCGTCGAGAACTGGCACGACGCGTCGCGAGACATCTTCGGCAGCCTCTTCTCAGGTGGCGGACTCGTGTGGTACGGCGGGCTGATCGGCGGAACGATCGGCGTGGTGCTGTGGGCGTGGTGGCGTGGCTGGCTCGGCCCGCGGCTGCTCGACCTCTGCGCGCCGGCGCTCGCCGCCGGATACGCGATCGGCCGTATCGGCTGCCAGCTCTCAGGGGACGGCGACTACGGCAAGCCCTCGCACCTTCCCTGGGCGATGTCCTATCCGGACGGCACGGTGCCCACGATCCGGCGCGTGCAGCCCACACCCGTTTACGAGAGCCTGACGATGGGCCTCGTCGCCGTGCTGCTCTGGCAGCTGCGGGATCGCTACCGCCCGGGCGTCCTGTTCGCGCTGTACCTCGTGCTTGCGGGCGTCGAGCGCCTGCTCGTGGAGTTCATCCGGCGCAACCACCACGTGCTTGCCGGGCTCACCGTCCCACAGCTCTTCAGCATCGCGATGATCGCCGTGGGTGGGGGCTGGCTGGCGGCGCAGCGCGGGTCGCTCTTTGCAGCCCCGGCGATGCAGGCGTAG
- a CDS encoding alpha/beta fold hydrolase: MTVATPEIGELNGLSYALFSPEGDPEAGVLILHGAGSAKESHFDFARVCVAYGFSALAYDARGHGRSGGSFGPGAIGDAVAMLDFLRERGAAAVALRGSSMGGFSAILAAAGDGRAAAVAAICPAPEDLLLRGLRARRLDGFEADGEALEPWLEQVSVRDAAASLAPNTALLLMHAEGDEQVPYTVSEGLYQAAGQPKRLLLVPGGHHRSLQHDPEIQAESVKFIARAVRGELA; this comes from the coding sequence ATGACGGTCGCGACACCAGAGATAGGCGAGCTGAACGGGCTCTCGTACGCGCTCTTCAGTCCGGAGGGCGACCCCGAGGCGGGCGTGCTGATCCTGCACGGCGCCGGCTCCGCCAAGGAGAGCCACTTCGACTTCGCGCGCGTGTGCGTGGCGTACGGCTTCAGCGCGCTCGCCTACGACGCTCGCGGACACGGCCGCTCGGGCGGCTCATTCGGCCCCGGTGCGATCGGCGACGCGGTGGCGATGCTCGACTTCCTGCGCGAGCGCGGCGCGGCCGCGGTGGCGCTGCGCGGCTCCAGCATGGGCGGCTTCAGCGCGATCCTCGCGGCCGCCGGCGACGGCCGCGCGGCAGCCGTCGCGGCCATCTGCCCCGCCCCGGAGGACCTACTGCTGCGCGGCCTGCGGGCGCGCAGGCTCGACGGCTTCGAGGCGGATGGAGAGGCACTCGAGCCGTGGCTCGAGCAGGTGAGCGTGCGGGACGCCGCGGCGTCGCTCGCGCCGAACACGGCGCTCCTCTTGATGCACGCGGAAGGCGACGAGCAGGTGCCGTACACCGTGTCGGAGGGGCTTTACCAGGCTGCCGGGCAGCCGAAGCGCCTGCTGCTCGTTCCCGGAGGGCATCATCGCTCGCTTCAGCACGATCCGGAGATCCAGGCGGAGAGCGTGAAGTTCATTGCCCGCGCGGTGCGGGGCGAGCTCGCCTGA
- the lysA gene encoding diaminopimelate decarboxylase — protein sequence MPGRTTEDAAAVSHVFPIGSRLSEAGRLEVGGCDVIELAREFGTPAYVYAEDDIRTRARAFIDAFRSRTEHFDVIYASKAFPCTAAFRLLAEEGVSADVASGGELYLALRGGMAAERCYFHGNNKTEAELRYAVEQGIGHIVADSFDEIDRLERIAPGQRILLRVTPGIEADTHEKIQTGQVDSKFGFQIDDLPRALDRIKTLELRGLHAHIGSQIFDLDPLERIAEVLAELGDYPLLNLGGGLAIAYTRDQHPPEIDEYVEALLSRAPEGVTVLCEPGRSLVGNAGVTLYTVGTVKEVPGVRTYVAVDGGMSDNPRPMLYGARYEAEIADRFGGHTACRIVGMHCESGDILVPEATLAEPRPGDVLVIPATGAYSHAMASNYNAVPRPPVIFCSEGNARVVVRRETYEDLALRDV from the coding sequence ATGCCAGGGCGCACGACCGAGGACGCGGCCGCGGTGTCGCACGTCTTCCCGATCGGCTCGCGATTGAGCGAGGCGGGCCGCCTGGAGGTCGGCGGCTGCGACGTGATCGAGCTGGCGCGCGAATTCGGCACGCCGGCCTACGTCTACGCGGAGGACGACATCCGCACGCGGGCCCGCGCGTTCATCGACGCGTTCCGCTCACGCACCGAGCACTTCGACGTGATCTACGCGAGCAAGGCCTTCCCGTGCACAGCCGCGTTCCGGCTGCTGGCCGAGGAGGGCGTGTCCGCAGACGTCGCATCCGGCGGGGAGCTCTACCTCGCGCTGCGTGGCGGAATGGCCGCCGAGCGCTGCTACTTCCACGGCAACAACAAGACCGAGGCCGAGCTGCGATACGCCGTTGAACAGGGGATCGGCCACATCGTGGCCGACTCGTTCGACGAGATCGACCGCCTCGAGCGCATCGCCCCCGGCCAGCGGATTCTGCTGCGCGTCACGCCCGGCATCGAGGCCGATACGCACGAGAAGATCCAGACCGGCCAGGTGGACTCGAAGTTCGGCTTCCAGATAGACGACCTGCCGCGCGCGCTAGACCGCATCAAGACGCTCGAGCTTCGCGGGCTGCACGCGCACATCGGCTCGCAGATCTTCGACCTCGACCCGCTCGAGCGGATCGCGGAGGTGCTCGCCGAGCTTGGCGACTACCCGCTCCTCAACCTCGGCGGCGGGCTCGCGATCGCCTACACGCGGGACCAGCATCCGCCGGAGATCGACGAATACGTGGAGGCACTCCTCTCCCGCGCGCCCGAGGGGGTGACCGTGCTGTGCGAGCCCGGCCGCTCGCTCGTGGGGAACGCGGGCGTGACGCTCTACACGGTGGGGACGGTGAAGGAGGTGCCGGGCGTGCGCACGTACGTGGCAGTGGACGGCGGCATGTCCGACAACCCGCGGCCGATGCTGTACGGCGCTCGCTACGAGGCCGAGATCGCGGACCGGTTTGGCGGCCACACCGCCTGCCGGATCGTGGGCATGCACTGCGAGTCCGGCGACATCCTGGTGCCGGAGGCCACCCTCGCGGAGCCCAGGCCGGGTGACGTGCTCGTGATTCCCGCGACGGGCGCCTACTCGCACGCGATGGCAAGCAACTACAACGCGGTGCCGCGGCCGCCCGTGATCTTCTGCTCCGAGGGGAACGCGCGGGTGGTCGTTCGCCGCGAGACCTACGAGGATCTGGCGCTCCGTGACGTTTAG
- a CDS encoding homoserine dehydrogenase: protein MTFRVGLLGHGTVGAAFHELLDERADAIEASTGLRPEISGVLTRSRGEIDDILERSDLVVELMGGLEPAREYMLRAMAAGRHVVTANKQVLSQHGEELYQAAREANVQLRFEAAVGGVVPVIRVIHETLAAAHIERVHGIVNGTTNFILSEMARTGASYGDALRQAQELGFAEADPTEDVTGTDAAAKMAIIARLAFGADVHLDDVPYEGIDHVTADDIAYAKDLGLSLKLIGSAERIDSGLAVRVYPAFLYGGHPLASVNGSFNAVTIESPAITEITLSGPGAGGTQTASAVLGDVISAMIPPPTLPPPALDIELVRDVQSAFYLYLEVADRPGVLAQVAEILGLQGVSIKSVVQKGLGDDAVLVMVMHPVLESRFSAAVELLARLDFVRARPRTLRVIEETFEEKSA, encoded by the coding sequence GTGACGTTTAGGGTCGGCCTCCTCGGCCACGGCACGGTCGGGGCGGCATTTCACGAGTTGCTCGACGAGCGGGCGGACGCGATCGAAGCGTCAACCGGGCTGCGCCCGGAGATCAGCGGCGTGCTCACGCGGAGCCGCGGCGAGATCGACGACATCCTCGAGCGCTCGGACCTGGTCGTCGAGCTGATGGGCGGCCTCGAGCCCGCGCGCGAGTACATGCTGCGCGCCATGGCCGCGGGCAGGCACGTGGTCACCGCGAACAAGCAGGTGCTCTCGCAGCACGGCGAGGAGCTGTACCAGGCGGCGCGCGAGGCGAACGTGCAGCTTCGCTTCGAGGCCGCTGTGGGCGGCGTGGTGCCGGTGATCCGCGTGATCCATGAGACGCTCGCCGCCGCGCACATCGAGCGCGTGCACGGGATTGTGAACGGCACCACCAACTTCATCCTCAGCGAGATGGCCCGCACCGGCGCCTCCTACGGCGACGCGCTTCGCCAGGCGCAGGAGCTGGGCTTCGCCGAGGCCGATCCCACCGAGGACGTGACCGGCACGGACGCGGCGGCGAAGATGGCGATCATCGCGCGGCTCGCGTTCGGCGCCGACGTCCACCTCGACGACGTGCCGTACGAGGGCATCGACCACGTGACCGCTGACGACATCGCGTACGCCAAGGACCTCGGGCTGTCGCTCAAGCTGATCGGCAGCGCCGAACGCATCGACTCGGGCCTCGCGGTGCGCGTGTATCCGGCGTTCCTCTACGGAGGACATCCACTCGCCTCCGTGAACGGTTCGTTCAACGCCGTGACGATCGAATCTCCGGCGATCACCGAGATCACACTGTCCGGTCCGGGCGCCGGCGGCACGCAGACCGCCTCCGCCGTGCTCGGCGACGTGATCTCCGCGATGATCCCGCCGCCCACTCTGCCACCGCCGGCGCTCGACATCGAGCTCGTGCGAGACGTGCAGTCCGCCTTCTACCTCTACCTCGAGGTGGCGGACCGACCCGGCGTGCTCGCCCAGGTGGCCGAGATCCTCGGCCTGCAGGGCGTGTCGATCAAGTCGGTGGTGCAGAAGGGCCTCGGTGACGACGCCGTGCTCGTGATGGTGATGCACCCGGTGCTCGAGTCGCGCTTCAGCGCGGCCGTGGAACTGCTCGCGCGGCTCGACTTCGTGCGCGCGCGGCCGCGCACGCTGCGGGTGATCGAGGAGACGTTCGAGGAGAAGTCGGCCTGA
- the thrC gene encoding threonine synthase: MSLWRYRDRLPVDPLVTLEEGDTPLIPAPALSERTGAEVWLKFEGANPTGSFKDRGMTVAVSAAVEEGAEAVICASTGNTAASAAAYAARAGLRGAVIVPEGKIAAGKLAQALMHGAKVIALQGNFDQALALVRELAQRQPIALVNSVNEYRIEGQKTGAFEVCDQLGDAPDFLCIPVGNAGNITAWWRGFREYDVAPRLHGYQAAGAAPLVRGEPVENPETVASAIRIGNPARWEDAMDAVTSSRGEIRAVSDAEILDAYTFLGAHEGVFCEPASAASVAGLLKHPVEGRVVCVLTGHGLKDPATAMAQATSVIPCEPEIEAVETAVFGG, from the coding sequence CTGAGCCTCTGGCGCTACCGCGACCGCCTGCCGGTGGACCCGCTCGTGACGCTCGAGGAGGGCGACACCCCGCTCATCCCGGCGCCGGCACTGTCCGAGCGCACGGGCGCCGAGGTGTGGCTCAAGTTCGAGGGCGCGAACCCCACCGGGTCGTTCAAGGACCGCGGGATGACCGTGGCCGTGTCGGCCGCGGTGGAGGAGGGGGCGGAGGCGGTGATCTGCGCCTCCACCGGCAACACCGCGGCAAGCGCCGCCGCGTACGCCGCGCGCGCGGGGCTGCGCGGCGCGGTGATCGTGCCAGAGGGCAAGATCGCGGCGGGCAAGCTCGCTCAGGCGCTGATGCACGGCGCGAAGGTGATCGCCCTGCAGGGCAATTTCGACCAGGCGCTGGCGCTCGTGCGCGAGCTCGCACAGCGCCAGCCGATCGCGCTCGTGAACTCGGTGAACGAGTACCGGATCGAGGGACAGAAGACGGGCGCGTTCGAGGTGTGCGACCAGCTTGGCGACGCGCCGGACTTCCTCTGCATCCCTGTGGGCAACGCCGGGAACATCACCGCGTGGTGGCGAGGCTTCCGCGAGTACGACGTGGCGCCGCGGCTGCACGGCTATCAGGCGGCGGGCGCCGCGCCGCTCGTGCGCGGTGAGCCGGTGGAGAATCCGGAGACCGTGGCCTCGGCGATCCGCATCGGCAATCCCGCCCGCTGGGAGGACGCAATGGATGCGGTCACCAGCTCGCGCGGGGAGATCCGCGCGGTATCCGACGCCGAGATCCTCGACGCCTACACGTTCCTCGGCGCGCATGAGGGCGTGTTCTGCGAGCCGGCGTCGGCGGCGTCGGTGGCGGGGCTGCTGAAGCACCCCGTGGAGGGGCGCGTGGTGTGCGTTCTCACCGGCCACGGGCTGAAGGACCCGGCCACAGCGATGGCGCAGGCCACCTCGGTGATCCCGTGCGAGCCGGAGATCGAGGCGGTGGAGACGGCGGTGTTCGGCGGATGA